A window of Lagopus muta isolate bLagMut1 chromosome 14, bLagMut1 primary, whole genome shotgun sequence contains these coding sequences:
- the SLC34A1 gene encoding sodium-dependent phosphate transport protein 2A — MLPYRRESPTMPRCPVRGGRVVHGTPFAYCPSPPALHRLPGAHACPFTMGAVTCPDHGFLCPGSPGRLVESRERYELDALPWQGPRLGLEELQKPELGCWVRVQSICVSLLKVPLMFGFLYLFVCSLDVLSSAFQLAGGKVAGDIFKDNAILSNPVAGLVVGILVTVLVQSSSTSTSIIVSMVSSGLLEVRSAIPIIMGSNIGTSVTNTIVALMQAGDRSEFKRAFAGATVHDCFNWLSVLVLLPLEVVSGYLHHVTHLVVATFNIRSGKDAPDLLKIITEPFTKLIIQLDKSVITGIATGDESLRNRSLIRMWCDPAPPQTAASAVGVPPNCTASGHCSSNGIGILHNVTRQKCEHLFTDTPLPDLAVGLVLLAGSLVVLCTCLILLVKILNSLLKGQVAKAIQKVINTDLPHPFSWLTGYFAMVVGAGMTFVVQSSSVFTSAITPLIGLGVISIERAYPLTLGSNIGTTTTAILAALASPGDKLASSFQIALCHFFFNISGILLWYPLPFTRLPIRMAKALGERTAKYRWFAVLYLIICFLLLPSLIFGISMAGWRVLVGVGAPFLGLLFFVGLVNMLQARSPGRLPKWLQSWDFLPAWMHSLQPLDSLITRATLCCTDRCRSPEGWDEREAAARDKARLGLDNPVLSYPEEMPSPVLRVGSPHLAPHGATRL; from the exons ATGCTGCCATACCGGAGGGAGAGCCCGACCATGCCCCGCTGCCCGGTGCGGGGAGGAAGGGTGGTGCATGGGACCCCGTTTGCCTACTGCCCCAGCCCCCCAG CTCTGCACAGGCTGCCGGGTGCCCACGCCTGCCCCTTCACCATGGGAGCAGTGACCTGCCCTGACCATGGCTTCCTGTGCCCTGGCTCCCCGGGGCGGCTGGTGGAAAGTCGGGAGCGCTATGAGCTGGATGCACTGCCCTGGCAGGGGCCTCGCCTGGGCttggaggagctgcagaagcCAG agctgggctgctgggtgaGGGTCCAGTCCATCTGTGTCTCCCTTCTCAAGGTGCCTCTGATGTTTGGCTTCCTGTACCTCTTCGTCTGCTCCCTGgatgtgctcagctctgctttccagctggccGGAG GCAAAGTGGCAGGGGACATCTTCAAGGACAACGCCATCCTCTCCAACCCTGTAGCCGGGCTGGTTGTGGGCATTCTGGTGACCGTGCTGGTGCAgagctcctccacctccacctccatcaTTGTCAGCATGGTCTCCTCGGGGC TGCTGGAGGTGCGCTCTGCCATACCCATCATCATGGGCTCCAACATTGGCACTTCAGTCACCAACACCATCGTGGCCCTCATGCAGGCTGGTGACCGCAGTGAGTTCAAAAG GGCTTTTGCTGGTGCTACGGTGCACGACTGTTTCAACTGGCTGTCGGTGTTGGTCCTGCTGCCACTGGAGGTGGTGAGCGGGTACCTGCACCACGTCACCCACCTGGTGGTAGCCACCTTCAACATCCGCAGTGGGAAGGATGCCCCTGACCTGCTGAAAATCATCACGGAGCCCTTCACCAAGCTCATCATCCAG CTGGACAAGTCGGTGATCACGGGCATCGCGACAGGGGATGAGAGCCTGCGCAACCGCAGCCTCATCCGCATGTGGTGCGACCCCGCACCTCCCCAG acagctgccAGTGCGGTAGGAGTGCCTCCAAACTGCACGGCTTCTGGACACTGCAGCAGTAATGGCATTGGGATCCTCCACAACGTCACCAGGCAAAAGT gcGAGCACCTCTTCACGGACACGCCGCTGCCGGACCTGGCCGTGGGGCTGGTTCTGCTGGCCGGGTCCCTCGTCGTGCTCTGCACCTGCCTCATCCTCCTGGTCAAAATCCTCAACTCCCTGCTCAAGGGGCAGGTGGCCAAAGCCATCCAGAAGGTCATCAACACTG ATCTCCCACACCCGTTCAGCTGGCTCACCGGGTACTTCGCCATGGTGGTGGGCGCTGGGATGACCTTCGTGGTCCAGAGCAGCTCCGTCTTCACCTCAGCCATCACACCTCTGATCG GCCTGGGGGTGATCAGCATTGAGCGTGCCTACCCGCTGACCCTGGGCTCCAACATtggcaccaccaccaccgccatCCTGGCCGCGCTGGCCAGCCCTGGGGACAAGTTGGCTAGCTCCTTCCAG ATTGCCCTCTGCCACTTCTTCTTCAACATCTCTGGCATCCTGCTGTGGTATCCACTGCCCTTCACCCGCCTGCCCATCCGCATGGCCAAGGCACTGGGCGAGCGCACGGCCAAATACCGCTGGTTTGCTGTGCTGTACCTCATCatctgcttcctcctgctgccctccctcaTCTTTGGCATCTCCATGGCGGGTTGGCGGGTGCTGGTAGGGGTGGGCGCTCCTTTCCTCGGCCTCCTCTTCTTTGTGGGGCTGGTGAACATGTTGCAGGCGCGCAGCCCCGGCCGGCTGCCCaagtggctgcagagctgggactTCCTCCCAGCCTGGATGCACTCGCTGCAGCCGCTCGACAGCCTCATCACACGTGCCACGCTCTGCTGCACCGACCGCTGCCGCAGCCCTGAAGGCTGGGATGAGCGTGAGGCCGCTGCCCGTGacaaggccaggctggggcTGGACAACCCTGTGCTCTCCTACCCTGAGGAGATGCCCAGCCCCGTGCTGCGGGTGGGCTCCCCACACCTGGCCCCACACGGTGCCACCCGCCTTTAG
- the RGS14 gene encoding regulator of G-protein signaling 14, with protein MQGKGKLLPVLNGRMGPAVSDGELNASRARGSNHSVNSLPAVQSLSSNTHSSVVSWAESFETLLQDRVAVTYFTEFLKKEFSAENVYFWQACERFQQIPASNMQQLAQEARRIYDEFLSSHSVSPVNIDRQAWIGEDMLATPSPDMFRLQQLQIFNLMKFDSYTRFVKSPLYQACLTAESQGQPLPDLRPHSRSSSPPPDLSKKSKLKLGKSLPLGVETAGSGANRSPRRSFRKGERREPSWADGGEGGGSTVLWRESQGSLNSSASLDLGFLSSASTAPSPWAEGHRKSLGGSEAEAKPMKYCCVYLPDGTASLASVRPGLSIRDMLAGICEKRGFSPSDIKVYLVGNEQKALVLDQECCVLADQEVKLENRISFDLEISSLNKTIRITAKSTKRIREALQPVLGKYSINMELALLRRQGERASLDMDKLVSTVAAQKLILEMPADVRMTESAEAAAAPSPLQSEEGSPMGAESDTPWGTTSSRPRSSAASNLNRRTYDLEGLVELLNRAQSCRANDQRGLLSKEDLVLPDFLQLPGQDDGTCQGPEPPSALHPGNGQPAPAKPAPAQPAVDREPR; from the exons GGCCCGGCTGTGTCAGATGGAG aaTTAAATGCCTCCAGAGCCAGGGGCAGCAACCACAGCGTGAAcagcctgcctgcagtgcaGTCCCTCAGCAGCAATACACACAGCTCTGTTGTCAGCTGGGCCGAGTCCTTTGAGACACTGCTGCAGGACCGCGTGGCTGTCACCTACTTCACT GAGTTCCTCAAGAAGGAGTTTAGTGCCGAAAATGTCTACTTCTGGCAGGCATGTGAGCGCTTCCAGCAGATCCCAGCCAGCAACATGCAGCAG CTGGCGCAGGAGGCACGGCGGATCTACGATGAGTTCCTCTCCAGCCACTCGGTGAGCCCCGTCAACATCGACCGGCAGGCCTGGATCGGGGAGGACATGCTGGCAACTCCCTCACCAGATATGTTTCgcctccagcagctccaa ATCTTTAATCTGATGAAGTTCGACAGCTACACACGTTTTGTCAAGTCCCCACTCTACCAAGCCTGCCTGACAGCTGAGAGCCAGGGGCAGCCCCTGCCAGACCTGCGGCCCCACTcccgcagcagcagcccccCCCCAGACCTCAGCAAG AAGTCAAAGCTGAAGCTGGGGAAGTCTCTACCACTGGGCGTGGAGACAGCTGGCAGTGGTGCTAACCGCAGCCCTCGCCGTTCCTTCCGCAAGGGCGAGCGACGGGAGCCCTCCTGGGCAG ATGGGGGAGAAGGTGGCGGAAGCACTGTGCTATGGAGGGAGTCCCAGGGCTCCCTGAACTCCTCCGCCAGCCTGGACCTGGGCTTTCTCTCCTCggccagcacagctcccagcccctgGGCAGAG GGCCACCGCAAGAGCCTGGGGGGCAGCGAGGCTGAGGCCAAGCCCATGAAGTACTGCTGCGTCTACCTGCCTGATGGCACAGCCTCACTGGCCTCTGTGCGGCCCGGGCTCTCCATCCGCGACATGCTGGCTGGGATATGCGAGAAGCGCGGCTTCAGCCCCTCCGACATCAAGGTCTATCTGGTGGGGAACGAGCAG AAAGCACTGGTGTTGGACCaggagtgctgtgtgctggcagacCAGGAGGTGAAGTTGGAGAACAGGATAAGTTTTGA TCTGGAAATCTCCTCCCTCAACAAGACCATCCGCATCACAGCCAAGTCCACCAAGCGTATTCGGGAAGcgctgcagcctgtgctggggaAATACAGCATAAACATGGAGCTGGCACTGTTGCGGCGG CAAGGTGAGCGGGCATCCCTGGACATGGACAAGCTGGTTAGCACAGTGGCTGCACAGAAACTCATCCTGGAAATGCCAGCAG ACGTGCGAATGACAGAGAGTGCTGAGGCTGCGGCTGCCCCTTCCCCTCTCCAGAGTGAG GAGGGAAGCCCGATGGGAGCAGAGTCTGACACACCATGGGGAACAACCTCCTCCAGACCACGGTCATCAGCTGCCAGCAACCTGAACCGCCGCACATACGACCTGGAAG GTCTGGTAGAGCTGCTGAACCGTGCGCAGAGCTGCCGGGCCAATGACCAGCGTGGGCTGCTCTCCAAGGAGGACCTGGTCCTACCTGACTTCCTCCAGCTGCCAGGGCAGGATGATGGTACCTGCCAGGGGCCAGAGCCACCCAGTGCCCTTCACCCAGGGAACGGCCAGCCCGCTCCTGCCAAACCTGCACCGGCTCAGCCTGCGGTTGACCGTGAGCCCCGGTGA